A portion of the Luxibacter massiliensis genome contains these proteins:
- a CDS encoding Maff2 family mobile element protein codes for MGIKQLMAGAGIMLLGTTLIPQLATLFS; via the coding sequence TTGGGGATAAAACAGCTGATGGCTGGTGCCGGAATCATGCTGCTGGGAACTACCCTGATTCCACAGCTGGCAACATTGTTCTCTTAA